From the Leptolyngbya sp. O-77 genome, one window contains:
- a CDS encoding BolA family protein, translated as MISPSQVEAMIKEAMPDAQVQIQDLTGGGDHYQAIVVSSAFEGKSLIQQHQLVYRAVGPAMASEAIHALSLKTYTPESWAAGQTAS; from the coding sequence ATGATTAGTCCCAGCCAGGTAGAGGCGATGATTAAAGAAGCGATGCCCGACGCGCAGGTACAGATTCAAGACCTGACGGGCGGCGGTGACCATTATCAGGCGATTGTGGTTTCTTCAGCGTTTGAGGGCAAAAGCCTGATTCAGCAGCATCAGTTGGTGTATCGCGCGGTTGGCCCAGCGATGGCATCGGAAGCCATTCACGCCCTTTCACTGAAGACCTACACCCCCGAATCCTGGGCCGCAGGGCAGACGGCTTCCTGA
- the grxD gene encoding Grx4 family monothiol glutaredoxin produces MTPELKARIDDLIAQNKILVFMKGNKLMPQCGFSNNVVQILNSLGVPYETVDVLEDYEIRQGIKEYSSWPTIPQVYINGEFIGGSDVMIELYQQGELQQKVEVALAS; encoded by the coding sequence ATGACTCCAGAACTCAAAGCAAGAATTGACGATCTGATCGCCCAAAACAAAATTCTGGTTTTCATGAAGGGCAATAAGCTGATGCCCCAGTGCGGCTTTTCTAACAACGTTGTGCAAATTTTGAATTCTCTCGGTGTGCCCTACGAAACGGTAGATGTGCTGGAAGACTACGAGATTCGGCAGGGCATCAAGGAATATTCAAGCTGGCCGACGATTCCCCAGGTGTATATCAATGGGGAATTTATTGGCGGGTCGGACGTGATGATCGAGCTGTATCAGCAGGGCGAACTTCAGCAAAAAGTCGAGGTGGCGCTCGCGTCTTAG
- a CDS encoding DUF5357 family protein: protein MKELLDELWNQLRPPRTFSWQTLVLLSLFSWALSILVETLILKDLLSRFGWLFLTVGVGWALSGNKLNILGLEIQTGPWITGALACVVLFAGWVGDLGRVAWVSWPIFSAISAAVPYFFPRFTFSIPDPKVRQDLILRAVLAGTMSCWIQFHFVVQDWLRDYPTLLSDDFRRSAFVVRLDEEQRDSSRSVPRAELLMNLAEGYIRGSLEGIPWSDTERWLIALDQQVPALQDYVFEVANRSTAQELAEDRLWRFSAVVPPGEPEYTLRLRMLWTGPTSTNFPYVYEKACLISQVTPPLGAGEVVAGAPLTRVECNPFRRISLAQPP from the coding sequence GTGAAAGAACTGCTCGACGAACTTTGGAACCAGTTGCGACCGCCCCGGACGTTTTCCTGGCAGACACTGGTGCTACTGAGCTTGTTTTCGTGGGCGCTGTCGATCTTAGTTGAGACGCTGATTCTCAAGGATTTGCTGTCGCGGTTTGGCTGGCTGTTTCTGACGGTCGGAGTTGGCTGGGCGCTGTCGGGCAACAAGCTGAATATCCTGGGACTGGAAATCCAAACCGGCCCGTGGATCACGGGGGCGCTGGCCTGTGTGGTGCTGTTTGCAGGATGGGTGGGCGATTTGGGGCGCGTGGCGTGGGTCAGTTGGCCAATCTTTTCGGCAATTTCGGCGGCAGTGCCCTACTTTTTTCCCCGGTTTACCTTCAGCATCCCCGACCCCAAGGTGCGGCAAGACCTGATCCTGCGGGCGGTGCTGGCAGGCACCATGAGCTGCTGGATTCAGTTTCATTTTGTGGTGCAAGATTGGCTGCGCGACTATCCGACGCTGTTGTCGGACGATTTTCGGCGGAGTGCGTTTGTCGTGCGCCTGGATGAAGAGCAGCGCGACTCCAGCCGCAGCGTACCCCGTGCGGAACTGCTGATGAATCTGGCGGAGGGCTATATTCGGGGATCGCTCGAAGGAATTCCCTGGAGCGACACCGAGCGCTGGCTGATTGCGCTGGATCAGCAAGTTCCAGCCCTGCAAGACTATGTCTTTGAGGTGGCAAACCGATCGACAGCCCAAGAACTGGCTGAGGATAGGCTCTGGCGATTTAGCGCGGTGGTGCCTCCGGGCGAGCCGGAATATACCCTGCGGCTGCGGATGCTCTGGACGGGCCCAACCAGCACCAATTTTCCCTATGTCTATGAAAAGGCTTGCCTGATTTCTCAGGTTACGCCGCCGCTGGGTGCAGGCGAAGTGGTAGCGGGTGCGCCGCTGACGCGGGTGGAATGCAATCCCTTTCGGCGCATTTCGCTGGCGCAACCGCCGTAA
- a CDS encoding ABC transporter permease subunit, translating to MNLGRVWVIAVNVFREVIRDRILYLLGVFAIALVAIAALLPEVAAGTELKILLDVGLAAIGSDGAGDCHFVGTGLVNKEIEKRTVYVLIAKPVSKAEFILGKHLGLSAVLAVLVAAMTLIFVTVVSFYRAPFPLASLLIAALFQFLELSLMVAVAILFGVFTSSLLAIALTVGIYLMGHFSRDLVSLGNLSQNPVMERITQGLYLLLPDLARLNLKNQAVYGLAALPPASELWANAAYGVLYTALLLAIATVIFSRRQF from the coding sequence GTGAATCTCGGTCGCGTGTGGGTGATTGCCGTGAATGTGTTTCGTGAAGTGATTCGCGATCGCATTCTGTATTTGCTGGGCGTGTTTGCGATCGCGCTGGTGGCGATCGCCGCGCTGCTGCCCGAAGTGGCAGCAGGCACGGAACTGAAGATTTTGCTAGACGTGGGGCTGGCGGCTATCGGGTCTGACGGGGCTGGTGATTGCCATTTCGTCGGCACGGGCCTGGTGAACAAAGAAATCGAGAAGCGTACGGTCTATGTACTGATTGCCAAACCCGTCAGCAAGGCAGAATTCATTCTGGGCAAACATTTGGGGCTGTCGGCAGTGCTGGCGGTGCTAGTGGCCGCCATGACGCTGATTTTCGTAACGGTGGTCAGCTTTTATCGAGCGCCCTTTCCGCTGGCGAGCCTCTTGATTGCGGCGCTGTTCCAGTTTTTGGAACTCTCGCTGATGGTGGCGGTGGCGATTCTATTTGGGGTGTTTACCAGTTCTCTGCTGGCGATCGCCCTGACGGTGGGCATTTACCTCATGGGGCACTTTAGCCGCGATCTGGTCAGCCTGGGCAACCTCAGCCAAAACCCAGTGATGGAGCGGATAACGCAGGGACTCTACCTGCTGCTACCTGACCTCGCTCGGCTCAACCTGAAAAATCAGGCCGTGTATGGCTTGGCGGCTCTGCCTCCTGCATCGGAACTGTGGGCCAACGCGGCCTACGGGGTGCTGTATACGGCGCTGCTGCTGGCGATCGCCACGGTCATCTTTTCTCGCCGCCAGTTTTAG
- the purQ gene encoding phosphoribosylformylglycinamidine synthase subunit PurQ, whose translation MKTGVIVFPGSNCDRDAAMVTRDLLGLPTRMVWHEESDLSGLDLVIVPGGFSYGDYLRCGAIARFSPAMQSVVQHAERGGLVLGICNGFQVLTEAGLLPGALVRNRDLHFICDRVSLRVERVDLPWTQRYAPQQVITLPIAHGEGCYYADADTLAALEDHQQILFRYCAADGSLTEASNPNGSLGHIAGICNRRGNVLGMMPHPERAADPALGNTDGLKLFEGVLAALSVGV comes from the coding sequence ATGAAAACTGGTGTCATCGTCTTCCCTGGCTCCAACTGCGATCGCGACGCGGCAATGGTGACCCGCGATTTGCTGGGGCTGCCGACGCGGATGGTGTGGCACGAAGAGAGCGACCTGTCGGGACTGGATCTGGTGATTGTGCCCGGTGGGTTCAGCTATGGCGACTATTTGCGCTGTGGGGCGATCGCCCGGTTTTCGCCCGCGATGCAGTCCGTGGTGCAGCACGCCGAGCGGGGCGGTTTGGTGCTGGGCATCTGCAATGGCTTTCAGGTCTTGACGGAGGCGGGGCTGCTGCCGGGGGCGCTAGTGCGAAATCGGGATTTGCACTTTATCTGCGATCGCGTTTCGCTGCGCGTCGAGCGGGTCGATTTGCCCTGGACCCAGCGCTATGCACCCCAGCAGGTGATTACGCTGCCGATCGCCCACGGCGAAGGCTGCTACTATGCCGATGCAGACACGCTGGCGGCTCTGGAAGATCATCAGCAAATTCTGTTCCGCTATTGCGCGGCAGACGGTTCCCTGACGGAAGCCAGCAACCCCAACGGATCTCTGGGCCACATTGCGGGCATCTGCAACCGCCGGGGCAATGTGCTGGGCATGATGCCCCACCCGGAACGCGCCGCCGACCCCGCCTTGGGCAATACCGACGGGCTGAAGCTCTTTGAAGGGGTGCTGGCGGCGCTGAGCGTGGGGGTGTAG
- the purS gene encoding phosphoribosylformylglycinamidine synthase subunit PurS, which translates to MNQTYQAKVYVTLRPSVLDPAGTAVQSGLQHLGYDNVGPVRIGKYVELTLTAANESDARTQLDRMCDQLLANPVIENYRFELTPNP; encoded by the coding sequence ATGAATCAGACCTACCAGGCCAAGGTATACGTCACCCTGCGTCCCTCCGTTCTCGATCCGGCTGGAACCGCTGTACAGTCCGGACTCCAGCACCTTGGGTATGACAACGTTGGCCCGGTTCGCATTGGCAAGTATGTAGAACTGACCCTCACCGCTGCCAACGAAAGCGATGCCCGCACCCAGCTTGACCGGATGTGTGACCAGCTTTTGGCCAATCCGGTGATTGAGAATTATCGGTTTGAGCTAACCCCTAACCCCTAA
- a CDS encoding Fur family transcriptional regulator yields MRTRRTRNQERILTLLKTLNRAVSAQEIFLELRKEGHNIGLATVYRSLEALKLEGVVQSRQLSTGEALYSSTQEDRHHLTCLRCGSSLPIDECPVHELEEQLNQSYRFKIYYHMLEFYGLCTQCQEAIASSTQQDQGAEG; encoded by the coding sequence ATGAGAACGCGCCGCACCCGCAACCAAGAGCGAATTCTCACCTTGCTCAAGACTTTGAATCGGGCTGTTTCAGCGCAGGAAATCTTTCTGGAACTGCGAAAGGAGGGGCATAATATCGGGCTGGCGACGGTCTATCGGTCGCTGGAGGCCCTGAAGTTGGAGGGCGTGGTGCAAAGCCGTCAGCTCAGCACAGGCGAAGCGCTCTACAGTTCCACGCAGGAAGATCGCCACCACCTGACCTGCCTACGCTGCGGCAGTTCTCTGCCCATCGACGAGTGCCCAGTGCATGAACTGGAGGAGCAGCTCAATCAGTCCTACCGGTTCAAGATTTACTACCACATGCTGGAGTTTTATGGGTTGTGTACCCAGTGCCAGGAGGCGATCGCCAGCTCGACGCAGCAAGACCAAGGCGCAGAGGGTTAA
- a CDS encoding branched-chain amino acid transaminase, producing the protein MHNFLPIAYFRHQFVPFAEANVSIATHALHYGTGAFGGMRGLPDPQNPGQILLFRLDRHSQRLSQSARFMHYDLPPDKIQQVIIDFVKKNSPTTSFYIRPFVYTSDLGISPRLHSVEKDFFVYGLELGDYLSPEGVSCRISSWHRQEDRSLPLRGKISGAYITSSLAKTEAVESGFDEAILLNSQGKVSEASGMNIFIVRNGKLITPGFDQDILEGITRDSVITVARSLGIEVIERPVDKSELFIADEVFLSGTAARVTPVRRVENYEYSPQRPVTDQLRDKLTAITENRDPEFRDWVFAIPLEG; encoded by the coding sequence ATGCACAATTTTCTGCCGATCGCATATTTCCGACACCAGTTCGTTCCGTTTGCCGAGGCCAACGTTTCAATCGCGACCCACGCACTCCACTACGGAACGGGCGCTTTTGGGGGAATGCGCGGCCTTCCTGATCCGCAGAATCCTGGGCAAATCCTGCTGTTTCGGCTGGATCGCCACAGCCAGCGCCTTAGCCAGAGCGCCCGCTTTATGCATTATGACCTGCCACCTGACAAGATCCAGCAGGTGATCATCGACTTTGTAAAAAAGAACAGCCCCACGACCTCTTTCTACATTCGCCCTTTTGTCTACACGTCCGATCTAGGCATCTCGCCCCGGCTCCACAGTGTTGAAAAGGATTTCTTTGTCTACGGGCTAGAACTGGGCGACTACCTTTCGCCGGAAGGCGTGAGCTGTCGCATTAGCTCCTGGCATCGTCAGGAAGACCGCAGCCTGCCTCTGCGTGGCAAGATTAGTGGAGCTTACATTACCTCGTCGCTGGCCAAGACAGAAGCCGTGGAGTCGGGCTTCGACGAGGCGATTTTGCTCAATTCTCAGGGCAAAGTCAGCGAAGCATCGGGCATGAATATTTTCATCGTGCGGAATGGCAAGCTGATCACGCCGGGGTTTGACCAAGACATTTTGGAAGGCATTACCCGCGACAGCGTGATTACCGTTGCCCGGTCGCTGGGGATTGAGGTGATCGAGCGGCCAGTGGACAAGTCGGAACTGTTCATCGCCGATGAAGTTTTTCTCAGCGGCACGGCGGCCCGCGTCACGCCCGTTCGTCGTGTCGAAAACTACGAGTATTCTCCTCAGCGCCCTGTGACCGACCAACTGCGGGACAAACTGACCGCCATCACCGAAAACCGCGACCCGGAGTTTCGTGACTGGGTGTTTGCAATTCCGCTAGAGGGCTAG
- a CDS encoding Crp/Fnr family transcriptional regulator, with protein MPDRLGPRESRDAALIRTAPFFEGLPEDAVENATVHVVTRSHPPGQVLLLENDWGSSVYFILEGWVKIRTYNLDGKEVTLNILGKGELFGEMAPLDEVPRSTDVLTLVPTVIGNMPAQDFVKLLKTEPEAGIRLAQLMARRLRQVNRRLRLRESDSQSRVADIILFLADGQGKKAEGGIEIPNLPHRELSSLSGLARETVTRVLSKLERKGLIARDRDTLRIPDIDALERMLMT; from the coding sequence ATGCCCGATCGACTTGGCCCCCGCGAATCTCGTGATGCCGCGCTGATTCGCACTGCCCCGTTTTTTGAAGGATTACCCGAAGATGCCGTGGAAAACGCCACGGTACATGTTGTCACGCGCAGCCACCCCCCCGGACAGGTCTTGCTGCTAGAAAACGACTGGGGCAGTTCGGTTTATTTCATCCTGGAAGGCTGGGTCAAGATCCGCACCTACAACCTGGACGGCAAAGAGGTGACGCTGAATATTTTGGGCAAGGGTGAACTGTTTGGTGAAATGGCTCCGCTAGATGAAGTTCCCCGCTCAACCGACGTGCTGACGCTCGTGCCGACGGTCATCGGCAACATGCCCGCGCAGGATTTTGTGAAGCTGCTGAAGACAGAGCCAGAAGCAGGCATTCGGCTGGCACAATTGATGGCCCGACGGCTACGGCAGGTAAACCGACGGCTGCGGCTGCGCGAGTCAGATAGCCAATCGCGGGTCGCGGATATCATCCTGTTTTTGGCAGATGGTCAGGGCAAAAAGGCCGAGGGCGGTATCGAAATTCCCAACTTGCCGCACCGAGAGCTAAGCAGCCTCAGCGGACTGGCGAGAGAAACCGTGACGCGCGTGTTAAGCAAACTGGAGCGCAAGGGCCTGATTGCTCGCGATCGCGACACGCTGCGAATTCCCGACATCGACGCACTAGAGCGAATGCTCATGACCTAG